From a region of the Microbacterium sp. nov. GSS16 genome:
- the mtrA gene encoding MtrAB system response regulator MtrA — MTSRILVVDDDTALAEMIGIVLRTEGFEALFCADGALAVDEWRSSRPDLVLLDLMLPGMDGIEICTRIRAESGVPVIMLTARSDTADVVRGLEVGADDYIVKPFNPKELVARIRTRLRPAPQAETEVLRVGDLTIDVDAHEVRRGTAPIALTPLEFQLLVALASKPQQVFSREMLLEQVWGYHYKADTRLVNVHVQRLRAKVELDPDNPRIVTTVRGVGYRAGSVG, encoded by the coding sequence ATGACCTCTCGTATCCTCGTGGTCGACGACGACACGGCGCTCGCCGAGATGATCGGCATCGTGCTGCGCACCGAGGGCTTCGAGGCGCTGTTCTGCGCCGACGGCGCGCTGGCTGTCGACGAATGGCGCTCGAGCCGGCCCGACCTGGTGCTTCTCGATCTCATGCTGCCCGGGATGGACGGCATCGAGATCTGCACCCGCATCCGAGCCGAGTCCGGCGTCCCCGTCATCATGCTCACGGCCCGCAGCGACACGGCCGACGTGGTGCGCGGGCTCGAGGTCGGCGCCGACGACTACATCGTCAAGCCGTTCAACCCGAAAGAGCTCGTCGCGCGCATCCGCACCCGTCTCCGCCCCGCGCCGCAGGCCGAGACCGAGGTGCTTCGCGTCGGCGATCTGACGATCGACGTCGATGCGCACGAGGTGCGCCGCGGAACGGCTCCCATCGCGCTGACCCCGCTCGAGTTCCAGCTGCTCGTCGCCCTGGCATCCAAGCCGCAGCAGGTCTTCTCGCGCGAGATGCTTCTCGAGCAGGTGTGGGGCTATCACTATAAGGCCGACACGCGCCTCGTGAACGTGCACGTGCAGCGCCTGCGGGCGAAGGTCGAACTCGACCCCGACAACCCGCGCATCGTCACGACCGTCCGCGGGGTGGGCTACCGCGCCGGCAGCGTCGGCTAG